The Amycolatopsis mongoliensis genome includes a window with the following:
- a CDS encoding Trm112 family protein — protein MAITLDAQLLEILACPSPDHAPLRPGAPDDPEADALTCTECGRVYPVRDGIPVLLLDEARIPGDSGNSDADSA, from the coding sequence ATGGCCATCACGCTCGACGCCCAGCTCCTCGAGATCCTGGCGTGCCCGTCGCCCGATCACGCCCCGTTGCGCCCCGGGGCACCGGACGACCCCGAGGCCGACGCACTGACGTGTACCGAGTGCGGCCGGGTGTACCCGGTCCGTGACGGGATCCCGGTGCTGCTCCTCGACGAAGCCCGGATTCCCGGCGACAGCGGAAATTCCGATGCCGACAGTGCTTGA
- the manA gene encoding mannose-6-phosphate isomerase, class I — MELLRNAVRPYAWGSRTAIPELLGRPVPAPHPEAELWMGAHPGDPSHVIGPDGTERSLLELVDTDPVRQLGERCAKRWGGRLPFLLKILAAEEPLSMQAHPSAAQAAEGHAREERLGIPRDAANRNYPDPTAKPELVCALTEFHALAGFREPGRTVKLLKAIETPGLAKYTGLLEVQPDPSGLRALFTTWITLPQPSLDSLLPEVLDACVRHVQEHGEFAVECRTILELGETHPRDAGVLAALLLNRLTLRAGEAIYLPAGNLHLYLHGTAVEILANSDNILRCGLTPKHVDVPELLRVVDFACGEMPVQCGDTGGRVAVYRTDAPEFELSRVEWASGQDDEISVDSVGPQILLCTAGDLLVTADDGEKVELRRGQSVWLPAADPPVHVRPLDGARTQLFRATVGTCED; from the coding sequence GTGGAGCTGCTGCGCAACGCGGTGCGGCCCTACGCCTGGGGATCGCGGACGGCGATCCCCGAGCTGCTGGGCCGTCCGGTACCCGCGCCGCACCCCGAGGCCGAACTGTGGATGGGGGCCCACCCGGGTGACCCGTCGCACGTCATCGGCCCCGACGGGACCGAGCGGAGCCTGCTCGAGCTGGTCGACACCGACCCGGTGCGGCAGCTCGGCGAGCGGTGCGCGAAGCGGTGGGGCGGGCGGCTGCCGTTCCTGCTGAAGATCCTCGCGGCGGAGGAGCCGCTGTCGATGCAGGCGCACCCGTCGGCGGCCCAGGCCGCGGAGGGGCACGCCCGCGAGGAGCGGCTGGGCATCCCGCGGGACGCGGCGAACCGCAACTACCCGGACCCGACGGCGAAGCCGGAGCTGGTCTGCGCGCTGACGGAGTTCCACGCGCTGGCCGGGTTCCGCGAGCCGGGCCGCACGGTGAAGCTGCTTAAGGCGATCGAGACGCCCGGGCTGGCGAAGTACACCGGGCTGCTGGAGGTCCAGCCGGACCCGTCCGGGCTGCGGGCGCTGTTCACGACGTGGATCACGTTGCCGCAGCCGTCGCTCGACTCGCTTCTGCCGGAGGTGCTGGACGCCTGCGTCCGGCACGTCCAGGAGCACGGCGAGTTCGCGGTCGAGTGCCGGACGATCCTGGAGCTCGGCGAAACGCACCCGCGGGACGCGGGCGTGCTGGCGGCGCTGCTGCTGAACCGGCTGACGCTGCGCGCGGGCGAGGCGATCTACCTGCCGGCCGGCAACCTGCACCTGTACCTGCACGGCACGGCCGTGGAGATCCTGGCGAACTCGGACAACATCCTGCGGTGCGGCCTGACACCGAAGCACGTGGATGTCCCGGAGCTGCTGCGCGTGGTCGACTTCGCGTGCGGCGAAATGCCGGTCCAGTGCGGCGACACCGGTGGCCGGGTGGCGGTGTACCGGACCGACGCGCCGGAGTTCGAGCTTTCGCGCGTCGAGTGGGCTTCGGGCCAGGACGACGAGATCTCGGTCGACAGCGTGGGCCCGCAGATCCTGCTGTGCACGGCAGGCGACCTGCTCGTGACGGCCGACGACGGCGAGAAGGTCGAGCTGCGGCGGGGTCAGTCGGTGTGGTTGCCGGCGGCGGACCCGCCGGTGCACGTGCGTCCACTGGACGGCGCGCGGACCCAGCTGTTCCGGGCGACCGTGGGAACCTGCGAGGACTGA
- a CDS encoding AfsR/SARP family transcriptional regulator: MAHFGVLGPLAVESPPGHWVALRGERQRTLLAVLLLNADQHVHVDVLVEALWPERPPKSYASNLHTYLSRLRERIDGLRVEHGPLGYRLCAEPDELDLLVFRSAVTEGQRAGDAVAASGHYRRALAQWRGPVLAGLHVPRLDADVARLESERLAVFEDCVDAELTAGRHGELTGELQAMITEHPLRERLAAQLMIALHRAGRQGDSLEIYRRLRTTLIEELGVEPGAEVRRVHAAVLRGEDPVPRMPAPVWPVCQLPPDIADFTGRDAELAELTAVLGRGAGVPVAVLSGEPGAGKSTLAVRAAHRLRARFPDGQLYVPLGGRDIGEVLADLLRALGVPGPAVPDDVRARAAVFRGRLTDRRVLVVLDDAGDPEHVRALLPGTPGCAVLVTSRQRLSGLAGAHRLALGPLSDAEATELLNRLAGARVARERADAVRIIAACARLPLALRIAGSRLAIRPHLRLGELADRLEDEVRRLDELTVSDLAVRSSIALSHEGLRPPARRAFRLLGRCRLVDLPAWAVTTLIGTPDADEAVEELVEASLLEARGPDPTGEGRYRMHDLVRLYAAERPPEEGGTSTVLAATLALADAAAARLPRTVPMPAVAHEPFPQPLPGALVARLLERPDEWFAAERANLVRLIGSLRAREALLLLDKLSVYLYLHGHYADMRAAYETVLAATEDRRLAAIAEANLALLRHARGQYEEAASAYRECAKELEAHGDRRTHAWVSANLAHCLIGLGRAEEALQTARSLSTVDDQPEALLVREAESAALLRLGRVADAREVDRLALASARATGDPRRIGTALHGFAWSSLLTGDGAEAVTAITESVELLRDTMARSALAKSLRTLGAISAATGSRDRATAAFEEARDLARDLDERPRELSCTRALAASWVGEGRAQQAIPVLRACLDEFREMGGKSATGLTWLVLSKACEAVGDEEAASQAAAEAASMADSRDASAAALRRALLALTEPA; this comes from the coding sequence ATGGCGCACTTCGGCGTGCTCGGGCCGCTCGCCGTCGAGAGCCCGCCCGGGCACTGGGTCGCGTTGCGCGGCGAGCGGCAGCGCACCCTGCTGGCCGTGCTGCTGCTCAACGCCGACCAGCACGTCCACGTCGACGTGCTGGTCGAAGCGCTGTGGCCGGAGCGGCCGCCGAAGTCCTACGCCTCGAACCTGCACACCTACCTCTCGCGGCTGCGCGAGCGGATCGACGGTCTGCGCGTCGAGCACGGGCCGCTCGGCTACCGGCTGTGCGCCGAGCCGGACGAGCTCGACCTGCTCGTCTTCCGGTCGGCCGTCACCGAGGGGCAGCGGGCCGGGGACGCCGTCGCCGCGTCCGGGCACTACCGGCGGGCGCTCGCGCAGTGGCGGGGGCCGGTGCTGGCCGGGCTGCACGTCCCGCGGCTCGACGCCGACGTCGCGCGGCTGGAGTCCGAACGGCTCGCCGTGTTCGAGGACTGCGTCGACGCGGAGCTCACCGCCGGCCGCCACGGGGAGCTGACCGGCGAGCTGCAGGCCATGATCACCGAGCACCCGCTGCGGGAACGGCTGGCCGCGCAGCTGATGATCGCGCTGCACCGAGCCGGGCGGCAGGGCGACTCGCTGGAGATCTACCGGCGGCTGCGGACCACGCTGATCGAGGAGCTCGGCGTCGAACCGGGCGCCGAGGTGCGCCGGGTGCACGCCGCCGTCCTGCGCGGTGAGGACCCGGTGCCGCGCATGCCGGCGCCGGTCTGGCCCGTGTGCCAGCTGCCGCCGGACATCGCGGACTTCACCGGCCGCGACGCCGAACTCGCCGAGCTGACCGCCGTGCTGGGCCGCGGCGCCGGCGTCCCGGTCGCCGTGCTCAGCGGCGAGCCGGGCGCGGGCAAGAGCACCCTGGCCGTGCGCGCCGCGCACCGGCTGCGGGCGCGGTTCCCGGACGGCCAGCTGTACGTGCCGCTGGGCGGGCGCGACATCGGCGAGGTGCTGGCCGACCTGCTGCGCGCGCTCGGCGTACCCGGCCCGGCGGTGCCGGACGACGTCCGCGCCCGCGCGGCGGTGTTCCGCGGCCGGCTGACCGACCGGCGGGTGCTGGTGGTGCTCGACGACGCCGGCGACCCCGAGCACGTCCGCGCCCTGCTGCCGGGCACGCCGGGCTGCGCGGTGCTGGTGACGAGCCGGCAGCGCCTGAGCGGGCTGGCCGGCGCGCACCGGCTGGCGCTCGGGCCGCTGTCCGACGCCGAAGCCACCGAGCTGCTGAACCGGCTCGCCGGGGCGCGGGTGGCCCGGGAGCGCGCCGACGCCGTCCGGATCATCGCGGCGTGCGCGCGGCTGCCACTGGCCCTGCGCATCGCGGGCAGCCGGCTGGCCATCCGCCCGCACCTGCGGCTCGGCGAGCTGGCCGACCGGCTGGAGGACGAGGTCCGCCGGCTCGACGAGCTGACCGTCAGCGACCTGGCCGTGCGCAGCAGCATCGCGCTGAGCCACGAAGGTCTCCGGCCACCGGCGCGGCGCGCGTTCCGGCTGCTCGGGCGGTGCCGGCTCGTCGACCTGCCGGCGTGGGCGGTCACGACGCTCATCGGCACGCCGGACGCGGACGAGGCCGTCGAAGAGCTCGTCGAAGCGAGCCTGCTGGAGGCGCGCGGACCGGACCCGACCGGCGAGGGCCGCTACCGGATGCACGACCTCGTCCGGCTGTACGCGGCGGAGAGGCCGCCTGAGGAGGGCGGCACGTCGACGGTGCTCGCGGCGACCCTCGCGCTGGCCGACGCGGCCGCGGCCCGCCTGCCGCGCACGGTGCCGATGCCGGCGGTGGCCCACGAGCCGTTCCCGCAGCCGCTGCCGGGCGCGCTGGTGGCGCGGCTGCTCGAGCGCCCGGACGAGTGGTTCGCCGCCGAGCGCGCGAACCTCGTGCGGCTCATCGGGTCGCTGCGCGCGCGGGAAGCGTTGCTGCTGCTGGACAAGCTGAGCGTGTACCTGTACCTGCACGGGCACTACGCCGACATGCGCGCGGCGTACGAAACGGTCCTGGCGGCGACGGAGGACCGCCGGCTGGCGGCGATCGCCGAAGCGAACCTGGCGCTGCTGCGGCACGCGCGCGGGCAGTACGAGGAGGCCGCGTCCGCGTACCGCGAATGCGCGAAGGAGCTCGAAGCCCACGGCGACCGCCGCACGCACGCGTGGGTTTCGGCGAACCTGGCGCACTGCCTGATCGGACTGGGCCGCGCCGAGGAGGCGCTGCAGACCGCGCGCTCACTGTCTACTGTGGACGACCAGCCGGAGGCGCTCCTGGTCCGGGAGGCGGAGTCGGCGGCGTTGCTGCGGCTGGGCCGGGTGGCGGACGCCCGCGAGGTCGACCGGCTCGCCCTGGCATCGGCCCGGGCCACGGGAGATCCGCGCCGGATCGGCACGGCGCTGCACGGGTTCGCGTGGTCGTCGCTGCTGACGGGCGACGGCGCGGAGGCGGTGACGGCGATCACGGAGTCGGTGGAGCTGCTCCGCGACACGATGGCCCGCTCGGCGCTGGCGAAGTCGTTGCGCACCCTGGGCGCGATCTCGGCGGCGACGGGCTCACGCGACCGCGCGACGGCGGCGTTCGAGGAGGCCCGCGACCTCGCCCGCGACCTGGACGAGCGGCCCCGAGAGCTGTCCTGCACCCGCGCCCTGGCGGCGAGCTGGGTCGGCGAGGGTCGCGCACAGCAGGCGATCCCGGTGCTCCGAGCGTGCCTCGACGAGTTCCGCGAGATGGGCGGAAAATCGGCAACGGGCTTGACGTGGCTCGTCCTGAGCAAGGCATGCGAAGCGGTGGGCGACGAGGAGGCGGCCTCGCAGGCGGCGGCCGAAGCGGCGAGCATGGCCGACTCGCGCGACGCGAGTGCGGCAGCCCTGCGTCGAGCGCTGCTCGCGCTCACGGAGCCGGCCTGA
- a CDS encoding cation diffusion facilitator family transporter → MSAGGGTKAIIAALGANAGIAAAKFVGFLVTGSSSMLAESVHSLADTTNQGLLLLGQKTSKRAADQEHPFGYGRDRYFYSFIVALMLFSLGSAFAIYEGVHKVGHPEPLESPIVAVIILLVAVGLEGYSFYTAIGESKKIKGDATWWGFIRQAKEPELPVVLLEDAGALLGLVLALLGVGLSVVTGNPVWDGVGTLAIGALLGVIAIILIVEMKSLLIGEGVTEAVLATIVDELAAGKVERVIHIRTQYLGPDELLVAAKLAMVPGLDTAELAMAIDDAEARVRAKVPVAKLIYLEPDLDRSLAK, encoded by the coding sequence GTGTCAGCTGGAGGCGGAACCAAGGCGATCATCGCCGCGCTCGGGGCGAACGCCGGGATCGCGGCCGCGAAGTTCGTCGGCTTCCTCGTCACCGGGTCGTCGTCGATGCTGGCCGAGTCCGTGCACTCGCTGGCCGACACCACGAACCAGGGCCTGTTGCTGCTCGGCCAGAAGACGTCGAAGCGCGCGGCCGACCAGGAACACCCCTTCGGCTACGGCCGCGACCGGTACTTCTACTCCTTCATCGTCGCGCTGATGCTCTTCAGCCTCGGGTCGGCGTTCGCGATCTACGAAGGCGTCCACAAGGTCGGCCACCCGGAGCCGCTCGAGTCGCCGATCGTCGCCGTGATCATCCTGCTCGTCGCGGTCGGCCTGGAGGGCTACAGCTTCTACACCGCCATCGGCGAGTCCAAGAAGATCAAGGGCGACGCGACCTGGTGGGGCTTCATCCGCCAGGCCAAGGAGCCCGAGCTCCCCGTCGTCCTCCTGGAGGACGCCGGCGCGCTGCTCGGCCTGGTCCTCGCGCTGCTGGGCGTCGGCCTTTCGGTCGTCACCGGCAACCCGGTCTGGGACGGCGTCGGCACCCTCGCGATCGGCGCGCTGCTGGGTGTCATCGCGATCATCCTGATCGTCGAGATGAAGAGCCTCCTCATCGGCGAAGGCGTCACCGAGGCCGTCCTCGCGACGATCGTCGACGAGCTCGCGGCGGGCAAGGTCGAGCGGGTCATCCACATCCGCACCCAGTACCTGGGCCCGGACGAGCTGCTCGTCGCCGCGAAGCTGGCGATGGTGCCGGGCCTCGACACCGCCGAGCTGGCCATGGCCATCGACGACGCCGAGGCCCGCGTCCGCGCCAAGGTGCCGGTCGCGAAGCTGATCTACCTCGAGCCGGACCTCGACCGCAGTCTCGCGAAGTAG
- a CDS encoding amino acid permease, with translation MPGTGLWRTKSIEQSISDTDEPDTKLRRNLSAWDLTVFGVAVVIGAGIFTLTARTAGDYAGPSVSLAFVFAAIACALAALCYAEFASTVPVAGSAYTFSYATFGEFMAWIIGWDLILELAVGAAAVSKGWSVYLETVLGYLFGKGTKTTFDIGSVTVDWGALFVVAVLTTLLAVGTKLSSRVSMVITGIKVAVVLFVIILGIFYIKGANYSPYIPPGSTGGSGETGVDQSLFSLIAGGASSSFGVFGLLAGASLVFFAFIGFDIVATTAEETKNPQKAVPRGIMGSLAIVTVLYVAVSLVVVGMTSYKDLATSAGDGSHKTLATAFSANGVDWAANLISFGALAGLTTVVMVLMLGQVRIIYAMSRDGLMPRGLAKTGEQGTPQRATLIVGGLVALAAGFFPADKLEEMVNVGTLFAFVLVSAGVLVLRRTRPDLPRAFKVPLVPLIPILAILACLWLMLNLTVLTWLRFVAWMVVGVLIYFGYSRRHSLLGKRQAEGLAEPVKAPES, from the coding sequence GTGCCCGGAACGGGATTGTGGCGCACTAAATCCATCGAGCAGTCCATTTCGGACACCGACGAACCGGACACCAAGCTCCGGCGAAACCTGAGCGCGTGGGACCTCACGGTCTTCGGGGTCGCGGTCGTCATCGGTGCCGGTATCTTCACGCTGACCGCGCGGACGGCCGGTGACTACGCCGGCCCGTCGGTCTCGCTGGCCTTCGTCTTCGCCGCGATCGCCTGTGCGCTGGCGGCGCTGTGCTACGCCGAGTTCGCCTCGACCGTGCCGGTCGCGGGCAGCGCGTACACGTTCTCCTACGCCACGTTCGGCGAGTTCATGGCGTGGATCATCGGCTGGGACCTGATCCTGGAGCTCGCCGTCGGCGCGGCCGCCGTCTCCAAGGGCTGGTCGGTCTACCTCGAGACGGTGCTCGGCTACCTCTTCGGCAAGGGCACCAAGACGACGTTCGACATCGGGAGCGTCACCGTCGACTGGGGCGCCCTGTTCGTCGTGGCGGTCCTGACGACGCTGCTGGCCGTCGGCACCAAGCTGTCGTCGCGGGTTTCGATGGTGATCACCGGCATCAAGGTCGCCGTGGTGCTGTTCGTGATCATCCTCGGCATCTTCTACATCAAGGGCGCCAACTACTCGCCGTACATCCCGCCGGGCTCGACCGGCGGCTCGGGCGAGACCGGTGTCGACCAGTCGCTGTTCTCGCTGATCGCGGGCGGCGCGAGCAGTTCGTTCGGCGTCTTCGGCCTGCTGGCCGGTGCCTCGCTGGTGTTCTTCGCGTTCATCGGCTTCGACATCGTCGCGACCACCGCCGAGGAGACGAAGAACCCGCAGAAGGCCGTTCCGCGCGGGATCATGGGGTCGCTGGCGATCGTCACCGTGCTGTACGTCGCGGTCTCGCTGGTGGTCGTGGGCATGACGTCGTACAAGGACCTGGCCACCTCAGCCGGCGACGGCAGCCACAAGACCCTCGCCACGGCGTTCTCCGCGAACGGCGTCGACTGGGCGGCCAACCTCATCTCCTTCGGCGCGCTGGCCGGCCTGACCACCGTCGTCATGGTGCTGATGCTGGGCCAGGTCCGGATCATCTACGCGATGTCGCGCGACGGCCTGATGCCGCGCGGGCTGGCGAAGACGGGTGAGCAGGGCACGCCCCAGCGCGCGACGCTGATCGTCGGCGGCCTGGTCGCGCTCGCGGCGGGCTTCTTCCCGGCGGACAAGCTCGAAGAGATGGTCAACGTCGGCACGCTGTTCGCGTTCGTGCTCGTCTCGGCGGGCGTGCTGGTCCTGCGCCGGACGCGGCCCGACCTGCCCCGCGCGTTCAAGGTGCCGCTGGTGCCGCTGATCCCGATCCTGGCGATCCTCGCCTGCCTGTGGCTGATGCTGAACCTGACGGTGCTGACCTGGCTGCGGTTCGTCGCCTGGATGGTGGTCGGCGTGCTGATCTACTTCGGCTACAGCCGGCGGCACTCGCTGCTCGGCAAGCGGCAGGCCGAAGGTCTCGCCGAGCCCGTCAAGGCCCCGGAGTCCTGA
- a CDS encoding LPXTG cell wall anchor domain-containing protein, with translation MRRRTFRGAVAIMALTTAALIGTAGSALACYTDDNRPNPIPDRGHAACAKGKDLNQSDVDFTGGVGESRLTITKVHEGVTVTRIVVIGGDDGFNEYIPGKAGKGGEVFPATAPWKDLQATKTFKGRQPNIDKWFLCGTKTTKPTETKTPPTSKPTETRPSAPASSETVKPTSTSTTAPAVVPAGNESGTGGGLANTGFDNMWLVWIAGLLILGGGGLLALLKFRRKASE, from the coding sequence ATGCGCAGACGTACCTTCCGCGGCGCCGTCGCGATCATGGCGCTGACCACCGCCGCCCTCATCGGCACCGCCGGCTCCGCGCTGGCCTGCTACACCGATGACAACCGGCCGAACCCGATCCCGGACCGGGGTCACGCCGCGTGCGCGAAGGGCAAGGACCTCAACCAGAGCGATGTCGACTTCACCGGTGGTGTGGGCGAGAGCCGCCTGACCATCACCAAGGTCCACGAGGGTGTGACCGTCACCCGCATCGTCGTCATCGGCGGTGACGACGGTTTCAACGAGTACATCCCCGGCAAGGCCGGCAAGGGTGGCGAGGTGTTCCCGGCGACGGCGCCGTGGAAGGACCTCCAGGCGACCAAGACCTTCAAGGGACGCCAGCCGAACATCGACAAGTGGTTCCTCTGCGGCACCAAGACCACCAAGCCGACCGAGACCAAGACGCCGCCGACGAGCAAGCCGACCGAGACGAGGCCCAGCGCTCCGGCCTCCTCCGAGACCGTGAAGCCGACCAGCACCAGCACGACCGCTCCGGCCGTCGTCCCGGCGGGCAACGAGTCCGGCACCGGTGGCGGCCTGGCCAACACCGGTTTCGACAACATGTGGCTGGTCTGGATCGCGGGCCTGCTGATCCTCGGCGGTGGCGGCCTGCTCGCGCTGCTGAAGTTCCGTCGCAAGGCTTCCGAGTAA